From the genome of Rhineura floridana isolate rRhiFlo1 chromosome 7, rRhiFlo1.hap2, whole genome shotgun sequence, one region includes:
- the LXN gene encoding latexin isoform X2, which translates to MWIPGEPMSRLCAPAAPAPLALFLLLLLLPPLPGSFPPAAQETLLCAAAATAQAQSSRADLSTSPGRSHQHRARPARPGTFPMEIPPSHYPATRAACVVENYINYQHGSPSKIFEVREVRQASREDIPSVGHKYRLKFIMEELLQKSSPVNCTAEILYHHGDPHVVPEVHYTVEGEFGTNTEQADSKFYNRMKNLPELLEAQNIPDSYGNVSAEMKPIQHLAWVACGYVIWQNSTEDTWYKMVQVQSVKQVKRNDDYLEFSYVVLIHDIVSQILTQNVLGL; encoded by the exons ATGTGGATCCCCGGCGAGCCGATGTCGCGCCTCTGCGCCCCAGCAGCCCCTGCTCCGCTcgctctcttccttctcctcctcctcctgccgccGCTTCCTGGTTCTTTCCCGCCGGCGGCACAAGAAACCCTCTTGTGCGCGGCAGCTGCCACCGCCCAAGCCCAATCCAGCCGGGCCGATCTTTCCACTTCACCAGGGAGAAGCCATCAACACCGCGCCCGGCCTGCGCGCCCCGGAACCTTCCCCATGGAGATCCCGCCGTCCCACTACCCGGCTACGCGCGCAGCTTGCGTGGTAGAAAACTACATCAACTACCAACACGGCAGCCCCAGCAAGATCTTCGAGGTGCGGGAAGTGCGCCAAGCCAGCCGAGAG GACATTCCAAGTGTTGGGCACAAATATCGCCTTAAGTTCATAATGGAGGAATTACTTCAGAAA AGCAGCCCTGTGAACTGCACAGCTGAGATCCTTTATCATCATGGTGACCCCCATGTTGTTCCAGAAGTGCATTATACAGTGGAAGGGGAGTTTGGAACCAATACTGAGCAAGCAGACAGCAAGTTTTACAACAGAATGAAGAACCTGCCAGAGCTATTAGAGGCACAAAATAttccag ACAGTTATGGAAATGTGTCTGCCGAAATGAAGCCTATTCAGCACTTAGCCTGGGTTGCCTGTGGTTATGTAATATGGCAGAATTCAACAGAAGACACCTGGTACAAAATGGTACAAGTGCAAAGTGTCAAGCAAGTG AAAAGGAATGATGATTACCTTGAATTCTCCTATGTGGTTTTGATCCATGACATTGTTTCCCAG ATCCTTACTCAAAATGTCCTGGGTCTTTAG
- the LXN gene encoding latexin isoform X1: MWIPGEPMSRLCAPAAPAPLALFLLLLLLPPLPGSFPPAAQETLLCAAAATAQAQSSRADLSTSPGRSHQHRARPARPGTFPMEIPPSHYPATRAACVVENYINYQHGSPSKIFEVREVRQASREDIPSVGHKYRLKFIMEELLQKSSPVNCTAEILYHHGDPHVVPEVHYTVEGEFGTNTEQADSKFYNRMKNLPELLEAQNIPDSYGNVSAEMKPIQHLAWVACGYVIWQNSTEDTWYKMVQVQSVKQVKRNDDYLEFSYVVLIHDIVSQEIIPWHMQVLWHPQHGVKVTRNSRQPKRAAQD; the protein is encoded by the exons ATGTGGATCCCCGGCGAGCCGATGTCGCGCCTCTGCGCCCCAGCAGCCCCTGCTCCGCTcgctctcttccttctcctcctcctcctgccgccGCTTCCTGGTTCTTTCCCGCCGGCGGCACAAGAAACCCTCTTGTGCGCGGCAGCTGCCACCGCCCAAGCCCAATCCAGCCGGGCCGATCTTTCCACTTCACCAGGGAGAAGCCATCAACACCGCGCCCGGCCTGCGCGCCCCGGAACCTTCCCCATGGAGATCCCGCCGTCCCACTACCCGGCTACGCGCGCAGCTTGCGTGGTAGAAAACTACATCAACTACCAACACGGCAGCCCCAGCAAGATCTTCGAGGTGCGGGAAGTGCGCCAAGCCAGCCGAGAG GACATTCCAAGTGTTGGGCACAAATATCGCCTTAAGTTCATAATGGAGGAATTACTTCAGAAA AGCAGCCCTGTGAACTGCACAGCTGAGATCCTTTATCATCATGGTGACCCCCATGTTGTTCCAGAAGTGCATTATACAGTGGAAGGGGAGTTTGGAACCAATACTGAGCAAGCAGACAGCAAGTTTTACAACAGAATGAAGAACCTGCCAGAGCTATTAGAGGCACAAAATAttccag ACAGTTATGGAAATGTGTCTGCCGAAATGAAGCCTATTCAGCACTTAGCCTGGGTTGCCTGTGGTTATGTAATATGGCAGAATTCAACAGAAGACACCTGGTACAAAATGGTACAAGTGCAAAGTGTCAAGCAAGTG AAAAGGAATGATGATTACCTTGAATTCTCCTATGTGGTTTTGATCCATGACATTGTTTCCCAG GAAATTATTCCTTGGCATATGCAAGTTCTATGGCATCCGCAGCATGGAGTTAAAGTAACACGGAACAGCCGCCAGCCAAAACGTGCTGCACAGGATTAG